In the Candidatus Cloacimonas acidaminovorans str. Evry genome, one interval contains:
- a CDS encoding translocation/assembly module TamB domain-containing protein, which yields MPKAKKFLIFVLILLLINTGFVLAWYAFGLRNYCKNYLARYLGKLTKGEVTIDELHISDRQLLAQGITYTSADSSIAVKVHRLSVQYNLTRYLFSGFKTSKLISDIEIYKPTVHYSYFYKPKPPKAKKPLVLPDFAHYFKRLQLTEGTAVISAEIPVKILQEGYLSISDSFQGINLTAINKSNSNVTLNAFSAKGGKLTAKGLLDKGRLAKVEAEIASFRPLSISHPDLQNLQTEISLVASLTQDTLKAPLKYKAEAQIWGTETLFAGNYPVLIPYLWIKTDGRNLNLSLSHSNFGSSELEGEVRISNLDQKMKFDYASATANIDLSMFHKELQGYVMVQAKGYGTIDKPELELNVTSTQAKYQKYAFRNLNLTGSYNNNELAFNLPELIFENQIINCSGNLNPLYRTINAHLETKPIKIQSQPYLATANLDVYAELWEKYPFVDATINQLDFNYGLATLQGVSGKVKLIPLASDNNLYLDANISGDNGFNIKVIGDIFSRNLLLDAKFDNLEVAELYSQPKVIEMNPYLNGDIKAIITGENVLLQTLLGVKLDKPVPINTPLDALGTFNYKTKEASLHLISKNGMMNYQPLNFELSAMLKDNLLTVQGFKFNDFISLSGAINLSNYRDLNFALNLKNISYLDIVHYFPQLDINLPEFYGLNVFAEYNRENLGELKANAYLSYIDLLAVTPFSLKLELNGPVDSIQVAGNIHNSEQNILNLSGLIGFQPELNISLDAGFHDLAIQNVIINSPLTGKLNGIAGITWHKIEERKPELELRANLLSEDITIKNYTINTAVIQGKQTPRQLIVDSLFVQSAGLFKLNSSGAINYNALYNEFFEGPEQLNLNVEGELFGWLKNLTPYILEAKGKSSLSVSIGTSEDQFLVSGGKININNGFIRLKDQTEPLANINIRGGFDKNRLIIEYGQIQMGEGKLIFSNIFEADNSDHFMLGFLDLGIFRAMCEEPGILVNIPKYTTPRSLTKVILRGQNSRYATIRGPFDQMKISGEAVASNTNVLYPPDTENLLTLASTVRGSTKKKNSEPNPLPFILDVKLIVGENVKYVTYPAELRVVPGGYLHLAYDGLSFIVKEASFSSEQGTVDIFGTIFQVEKVNLTLVDSQNLLGLEGIFYKRAPDGSMITLSAITSSDYTKSFMERLQLSLTSDNPEDKTISQILARLHYTGTETPDRTQGEFWQDEALGLISGNLDASLFTPILSPIENYIRRTLHLDSFTINAGFIQNLYTEYTNNPQQFAEYTDMNQLSSDIAKFSSSILLNNLSISMSKYLGSSIFLDYMLKLQEATNLQNRTRILVSNEASIRLILPKNYRVAYTVTYEAQEKKTSHEIMLSRFIRFWGL from the coding sequence ATGCCAAAAGCAAAAAAGTTCCTGATTTTTGTGCTGATTCTCCTGTTGATAAACACGGGCTTCGTTCTTGCCTGGTATGCTTTTGGTTTAAGAAATTATTGCAAAAATTATCTCGCCAGATATTTAGGAAAATTGACCAAAGGTGAAGTCACTATTGATGAATTGCATATTAGTGACCGTCAGTTATTGGCACAAGGCATTACTTATACTTCGGCTGATAGTAGTATTGCCGTAAAGGTTCATCGCTTAAGTGTTCAGTATAATCTTACGCGTTACCTTTTTTCCGGTTTTAAAACCAGTAAGTTAATTAGTGACATAGAAATATACAAGCCCACGGTACATTACAGTTATTTTTATAAACCCAAACCTCCTAAAGCCAAAAAACCTCTTGTTCTTCCCGATTTTGCTCATTATTTTAAGCGTTTGCAATTAACTGAAGGAACGGCTGTTATTTCTGCTGAAATACCGGTTAAAATTTTACAGGAAGGGTATTTAAGCATATCAGACAGTTTTCAGGGAATTAACCTGACAGCTATCAATAAATCTAATTCCAATGTTACCTTAAATGCCTTTAGTGCCAAAGGCGGAAAATTGACCGCTAAGGGCTTATTAGATAAAGGACGCTTGGCTAAAGTGGAGGCTGAAATTGCTTCTTTCCGACCTCTTTCCATTTCTCATCCCGATTTACAAAATCTACAAACGGAAATTTCCTTGGTTGCCTCCTTAACGCAAGATACCCTAAAAGCTCCTCTTAAATATAAAGCTGAAGCTCAAATTTGGGGAACGGAAACATTATTTGCCGGAAATTATCCTGTCCTAATTCCCTATCTTTGGATTAAAACCGATGGTAGAAACCTCAATTTATCCCTTTCTCACAGCAATTTCGGCAGCAGTGAACTGGAAGGAGAGGTTAGAATAAGCAATTTAGACCAAAAAATGAAGTTTGATTATGCCTCTGCCACTGCCAATATTGATTTGAGTATGTTCCATAAGGAACTTCAGGGCTATGTAATGGTGCAAGCTAAAGGATATGGCACTATAGATAAACCCGAATTGGAACTAAATGTTACCTCTACCCAGGCAAAATATCAAAAATATGCTTTTCGCAATCTTAATTTAACCGGTTCCTACAACAATAATGAGCTTGCTTTTAATTTACCGGAACTCATTTTTGAGAATCAAATTATTAACTGTTCAGGTAACCTAAACCCTCTTTACAGAACAATCAATGCTCATCTGGAAACAAAACCAATAAAAATACAGTCCCAGCCCTATCTGGCAACTGCTAATTTGGATGTTTATGCAGAATTATGGGAAAAATATCCTTTCGTTGATGCCACTATCAATCAGCTGGATTTTAATTATGGCCTGGCAACGCTTCAAGGAGTAAGCGGTAAAGTAAAATTAATACCTCTTGCCAGTGACAATAATCTATATTTAGATGCCAATATATCAGGAGATAACGGTTTTAATATTAAAGTTATAGGTGATATTTTTAGTCGTAACCTTCTATTGGATGCAAAGTTTGATAACTTGGAAGTGGCAGAACTCTATTCTCAACCCAAAGTTATTGAAATGAATCCCTATCTGAATGGAGACATAAAGGCAATCATTACAGGTGAAAATGTCCTGTTACAAACCCTTTTGGGAGTAAAATTAGATAAACCGGTGCCTATAAATACCCCTTTAGATGCCTTGGGAACCTTTAATTATAAAACCAAAGAGGCCTCTTTACATCTTATCAGCAAGAATGGAATGATGAATTATCAGCCCCTAAATTTTGAACTTTCTGCTATGCTGAAAGATAACCTGCTTACCGTTCAGGGTTTTAAGTTTAATGACTTCATCAGTTTAAGCGGAGCAATTAATCTCTCCAACTATCGGGACTTGAATTTTGCCTTAAACCTTAAAAACATCAGTTATTTGGATATTGTGCATTATTTTCCTCAGCTGGATATCAATCTGCCCGAATTTTACGGACTAAATGTTTTTGCCGAATACAATCGTGAAAATTTGGGAGAACTGAAAGCAAATGCCTATTTATCTTATATTGACCTTTTAGCAGTTACTCCTTTTTCTCTGAAGTTAGAATTAAACGGTCCTGTAGATAGTATTCAGGTTGCGGGTAATATTCACAATTCGGAACAAAACATTCTGAATTTAAGCGGTCTTATTGGTTTCCAACCGGAGCTGAATATTAGTTTGGATGCCGGTTTCCACGACCTCGCTATTCAAAATGTTATTATTAATTCCCCTTTAACGGGAAAATTAAATGGAATAGCAGGAATTACCTGGCATAAAATTGAAGAACGAAAACCGGAATTGGAACTGAGGGCAAACCTTCTTTCGGAAGATATCACTATAAAAAATTATACCATCAATACAGCTGTTATTCAAGGTAAACAAACACCCCGGCAACTCATTGTAGACAGTTTATTTGTGCAATCGGCAGGACTTTTTAAACTTAACAGCTCGGGTGCAATTAATTATAATGCTCTTTACAACGAATTTTTTGAAGGACCCGAACAGCTAAATCTGAATGTGGAAGGTGAACTTTTTGGCTGGTTGAAAAATCTCACTCCCTACATTTTGGAAGCAAAAGGAAAATCCTCTTTAAGTGTAAGCATTGGCACTAGCGAAGATCAATTTCTGGTTTCCGGGGGAAAAATTAACATTAACAATGGATTTATTCGTCTTAAAGACCAAACGGAACCCCTTGCCAACATCAATATCAGAGGTGGTTTTGATAAAAATCGCCTGATTATTGAATATGGACAGATTCAAATGGGAGAAGGTAAACTCATTTTTAGTAATATCTTTGAAGCCGATAACAGCGACCATTTTATGCTGGGATTCCTGGATTTGGGAATTTTTAGAGCGATGTGTGAAGAACCTGGTATTCTTGTAAACATCCCTAAATATACAACTCCCCGTTCTTTAACTAAAGTAATTTTACGAGGCCAAAATAGTCGTTATGCCACAATCCGAGGTCCCTTTGACCAAATGAAAATAAGCGGAGAAGCAGTTGCTTCCAACACCAATGTTCTTTATCCTCCGGATACCGAGAATTTACTTACTTTGGCGTCTACCGTTCGTGGTTCCACCAAGAAAAAAAATTCCGAACCCAACCCCCTGCCTTTTATATTGGATGTTAAACTCATTGTTGGAGAGAATGTTAAGTATGTAACCTATCCTGCAGAACTGAGAGTCGTTCCGGGTGGATATTTGCATTTAGCTTATGATGGCTTATCATTTATTGTTAAAGAAGCATCTTTCTCTTCGGAACAGGGAACTGTTGATATTTTCGGCACCATCTTTCAAGTGGAAAAAGTGAATTTAACCTTAGTTGATTCCCAAAATCTGTTAGGTTTGGAAGGTATCTTTTATAAACGAGCACCTGATGGGTCTATGATAACTCTTTCGGCAATAACATCTTCCGATTATACTAAGAGTTTTATGGAACGCTTGCAATTAAGCTTAACTAGTGATAACCCTGAAGATAAAACCATCAGTCAAATTCTGGCTCGTTTGCATTATACGGGAACAGAAACTCCCGATAGAACACAGGGTGAATTCTGGCAAGATGAAGCATTAGGTTTAATTTCCGGTAACCTTGATGCTTCGCTTTTCACTCCAATTCTTTCACCCATAGAAAATTATATCCGCAGAACTCTGCATTTGGATAGCTTTACCATAAATGCCGGTTTTATTCAAAATCTTTATACTGAATATACCAATAATCCTCAACAATTTGCTGAATATACTGATATGAATCAGCTTAGTTCCGATATCGCCAAATTCAGTTCTTCTATTTTACTGAATAACTTATCTATTTCAATGAGTAAATATCTGGGAAGCAGTATTTTTCTGGACTATATGCTGAAATTACAAGAAGCCACAAACTTGCAAAATCGCACCCGGATTTTGGTTTCCAATGAAGCATCAATTCGTCTTATTCTGCCTAAAAATTACCGCGTAGCTTATACTGTTACCTACGAAGCTCAAGAAAAAAAGACCAGCCATGAAATTATGCTGTCAAGGTTTATTAGATTCTGGGGACTGTGA